A window of the Brassica oleracea var. oleracea cultivar TO1000 chromosome C1, BOL, whole genome shotgun sequence genome harbors these coding sequences:
- the LOC106302380 gene encoding uncharacterized protein LOC106302380 (The sequence of the model RefSeq protein was modified relative to this genomic sequence to represent the inferred CDS: added 35 bases not found in genome assembly), with translation MFPFARAPTVVLWDTFDCPIIPDDDFTEVFLITKSALEEKGIITGVYGSVEFRAFVGDMDECPGFPVFWIDKAKGKDDRLWSIITFLLAQANYYSSSTTFLNLLLVVGDISEHEEFQRAIRLLNSRRKFNVLLAQPPPQNASSSSGEELFDKDWLCSRLAAGEQLINKLGIGKTFEPPLKHIPSHQVALTSHQVALPSHQVATKLSFAKPLCLSKHMAERARTCVFWDTVAYPLPAGLHSDDVLQNIEDALSERGYSGRVSITAFLDDHPSPPGFTGCYVSYLNDGERDARHWQIALHLLAAARRTRIEPLNHMLLMGDISGHIELLRTIYLLNLRFSYNVILTQPPPENASSGEPLGKDWLCSSLSAGDKLLSQIEQKLIMSTVVQPLTPWQERYKAATTVVFWDLVDCPVPVGRTAVLASQIIRSAFEKMSYRGTVTIHAFGEVSNLDPLVSELRDVECHDENTPTPSGVFLEDTNPSGIVFHHTPTAHKDARREMMRDELRVWALGNDAPANVMAILRDTSDDKIFAGYLNVLRSINYNVVIAQPQNALGQLFDMEWLCARLGDRFLPRTRNSASYDEYHRSR, from the exons ATGTTTCCCTTCGCCC GTGCACCGACAGTCGTGTTGTGGGACACTTTTGATTGCCCCATCATCCCCGATGATGATTTCACTGAAGTTTTTCTGATCACTAAATCGGCTCTTGAAGAAAAGGGTATTATTACTGGTGTTTATGGTAGCGTCGAATTCAGGGCTTTCGTTGGCGACATGGACGAGTGTCCGGGATTTCCTGTTTTTTGGATAGACAAAG CTAAGGGCAAAGATGATAGACTTTGGAGCATCATTACATTCTTACTTGCTCAGGCGAATTATTATTCATCAAGTACAACATTCTTGAATTTGTTGCTAGTCGTGGGAGATATATCTGAGCACGAGGAGTTTCAGCGGGCTATTCGCTTATTAAATTCCAGAAGAAAATTCAATGTTCTTCTAGCACAGCCTCCTCCTCAAAATGCAAGCTCATCATCAGGAGAGGAGCTTTTTGACAAAGACTGGCTCTGCTCCCGTCTTGCAGCTGGAGAACAACTTATCAACAAGTTGGGCATAGGGAAAACCTTTGAACCACCTTTGAAACATATTCCTTCTCATCAGGTTGCTCTTACTTCTCATCAGGTTGCTCTTCCTTCTCACCAGGTTGCTACTAAGTTGTCATTTGCAAAGCCATTATGCCTTAGTAAACATATGG CCGAGAGAGCAAGAACATGTGTTTTCTGGGACACTGTGGCTTACCCACTCCCTGCTGGTCTCCATTCCGATGATGTTTTGCAAAACATTGAAGATGCTCTTTCTGAAAGGGGTTATTCTGGCCGTGTCTCAATCACGGCTTTTCTCGATGATCACCCCTCCCCCCCAGGCTTTACTGGATGTTACGTCTCTTACCTAAATGATG GAGAGAGAGATGCGCGACATTGGCAGATTGCATTGCACTTGCTTGCTGCTGCTCGTCGCACTAGGATTGAGCCATTAAATCATATGCTACTCATGGGAGACATCTCAGGACACATTGAGCTCTTAAGGACTATCTACTTGTTGAATTTGAGATTTTCCTACAATGTTATCTTAACACAGCCTCCTCCTGAAAACGCATCATCAGGAGAGCCACTTGGTAAGGACTGGCTCTGCTCAAGCCTCTCAGCTGGAGACAAACTTCTCAGCCAAATCGAACAAAAATTAATCATGAGCACAGTTGTACAACCTTTGACTCCTTGGCAG GAGCGATACAAAGCTGCAACCACGGTCGTGTTCTGGGACCTTGTGGATTGCCCAGTACCTGTTGGTCGCACTGCTGTTTTGGCTTCACAGATCATTAGATCGGCCTTTGAAAAAATGAGTTATCGTGGCACTGTTACCATCCATGCTTTTGGCGAAGTGAGTAATCTGGATCCGCTTGTTTCAGAACTAAGAGATGTGGAGTGTCATGATGAAAACACACCCACACCCTCAGGTGTATTCCTTGAAGATACGAATCCATCCGGAATCGTGTTTCATCACACACCCACAG CACATAAAGACGCTAGACGTGAGATGATGCGTGATGAATTACGCGTCTGGGCACTTGGTAATGATGCTCCAGCAAATGTGATGGCTATCTTACGAGACACCTCTGATGACAAGATCTTTGCCGGTTATCTTAACGTATTGAGATCGATAAATTATAACGTTGTCATAGCACAGCCTCAGAACGCGTTAGGCCAGCTTTTCGATATGGAATGGCTTTGCGCAAGACTTGGAGACAGATTTCTCCCTCGAACGAGAAATT